TATTATATCATTCCTTTTTTTACACTCTATAAATCACTCTCGAAGCCAAGACCAAGCCTTGTTGATATCGGCAGTATGGAAGAATTTAGCGTCACGAGCATAGAAGGGTTTGGCCAGATGTGCCATCCACTTCTCCCAGGTTTTATCGCCGACTATGGCCATTTTTTGGATCTCATGACGAAATTCTGATCCAAATTTCAGATCTTGTAGCCATGC
This sequence is a window from Candidatus Omnitrophota bacterium. Protein-coding genes within it:
- a CDS encoding STAS/SEC14 domain-containing protein; this encodes MLFDLSEFKWEKMEAWLQDLKFGSEFRHEIQKMAIVGDKTWEKWMAHLAKPFYARDAKFFHTADINKAWSWLRE